One Drosophila subpulchrella strain 33 F10 #4 breed RU33 chromosome 2R, RU_Dsub_v1.1 Primary Assembly, whole genome shotgun sequence genomic window, CCCGCAAAAATTAGTAAATCAGCCGATGGGGAATTTCTGgagaaaataaaacatatttacaaTCCCCATTAATCGATGGTGTTTTGGCTGGCAAACGTTTACTTAAAATATAGTATCCTATTATACCAacatagaaaaaatatttatttcaaaagttAATCCACCCAAAAATTAGTAACTCATTAAATGGGGACTTTCTACAGCTGAATGCTCGCCAGGGGAATTTCCCAAGGAATGTCCGCACAATTTTGATTAAGGGACAATAACCTTGCAGCAAATGTTGCAGAAATTCATTATTGCATCGTAATGATGAAAGGGCCAAAAATAAAGCAGAGCGAGGAGCAGATGGCAATGGCTCCCTACAGTGTAATTTGTGCGAGCCAAAGCCACAGGATTTTATTGAGCGGAAAATTAAAAGCATAAAATTGCACGCTTTAAATTTGAGTGCAGCGGCAAAGTGAAAAGTGTGGCAAGCAGCAAGTGGCAAGTGGCAAGTGGCAGCAACAGAAGCCGCACCCGCAAAGTGTCGGGGCATATCGTGGACTCCAAGATTGCGCCAAGAAAGAGGGAAATCAATGGGGTTTTCCAGGCCCTTTTCCCACCCATTTCCCGGAGCAACCTGCAATCTGTGGTTTTTGGACTCACGCGCATACTAAATTCAACTTATTGACAGGCTTGCACTGAAACGTGTTCCGATAAGCGGCCAGGTGAGTGAGTTGCACCTGAAGCCCCTCGATTCTTTTCCTGGAAGCTGACTGGAAAGATTTCCCCACTGAATAATGGCCATATCGGCATTACTTCGCCCATGAATCTTGCCACCGACGGGGGACAAATGTTAATTACAAATTTATGACAATTCTGGCGTGGGAAAATATCAGGTTTCTTCTAGGAACACCTTAAGATGCctataaatttgaaaaaatttgtCTAAGACAATTATCAGTcttcttataaaatatttttattgaacaAACCACCAAATGCTAATTTTCAAATTAACTACTGAAGTTAATTTAATGATTTGAAgcgtatattttttatttattgaaaatgccTAACATAAGTGTTATATACatcgtatttaatatttcctgCCTTAAATGAAAAATTCTATGTTCAAGTTCAAATACTAACATCTTTTGACTATGATTTGCCgctatttattttcattattcGTTTTTTATATCAGAACTCTTAAATAACCAAGTTAAAAAGGTGTCAAGTGCTGACTCTTGTTGCATATCTTATCATAAGTTTTCCAACGGCTTTATTACATCTTAATTAATATGCAGTTTTGTTTTTGAAGGTTTGACCCAATAATTTACAATATTATACCTAAATATTACAGCACGAGGATACTTCTCCAAGTAAATGACTAAGTAAACACATTCTAGTCGAGGCTGCGGCCCATTCTGGTCATAACCGGAGGCATCCACTCCTCGAACTGGGGAATCTCGAACAGCGGATGGTGGTTGAGGATGTCGAAGCGAACCACCTTATAGGTGGAGATGAGCCACTGGCCCATGCAGCGACTATTGTCCCGCACATTGCCCATTTTGGTGGGTTCCACGGAGTAGTCCCGCCGGAAGCGCATGAAGACCTCGGCAAAGATCAGGGGATGTGGAACCCTTAGCTGGGCGGGATCCACATAGTCCTTGAGTAGCTCGGCCATCTCCTTAAGTTCCGCTGTCGAACGGAAGTCATTGGATCTCCGCAGAGCCACAAAGACCACATCGATAAAGGCGAACCGATGGTCGTAGTGCCGCAGGAGCTGCACCTTCAGAGGAATGGCCCGCCGGAAGTGGTCCTTCTCGAAGCGCATCATCTTGAGCCTCCAGTCGGGAGGATCGTCCAGTAGATCGTGCTTGACCTGCTTGAAGCCCATGGGCGTACTGCATCTTTCCACATTTCGGTTGCGGCGACGCCTCACAAAGTCCGTGAAAACGGCTGCCGCCTGGAGGGAATTCTCTATGAAGTGCCTTTCCGAGAAGTCCCAATCCCACATGAATTTCAGCCGGAGCAGGGACAACTTGGTGGCCAGACGACTCAGCGGACTGTAGACATATACCATCAAGGGCAGGGACACCTGGTGCGGCTCATCCTTGGCCACGGAGAAGTCCAGCTCGAGGTCCAGTGATCTACCCGGACTATTATCCTCCTTCCGCGGACCCTGGAAGCTATGGCGCACCTGGAGGGGAGCTCTTCCGGGATTCCCCGGTGGGCTTAGAGTTCGCCTGGGAACCCTCATCGATCGCTGCAGCACATGACCGTAGCAGGAGCACTTGTTCATCAGCAACCGGTGTATCCTCATCATTACATAGTTTAATTTGGTTAGAATTTTGTCAAAAGAAGAAGCCGGAATATTCAAACTGAACGGAATACATGTGTACGTCAGCACTTGGCATTGAATGCTCGGAGCGAGGATTGAATGATAGACAATCCCTGCCACTTCAATTAATCCCGCATTGTGGATTTGCACTGAAAGAAATTTACATTAATTAGCTCATTTTTTTGGATCgaaatatattgaaagaaCTAACTTCTTGTTTATAATTCCCAACTTCATTTTCAGAACTACCTACAATTCATAAGTTCCTTAATAGGATATTTTTATAGACCTTCTTGTGAAAAAAtcctttatttttgtaaataatGTAATGTTGCTAGGTTTTTCGTAAGTACCTTTGGGGTTTGAAATAATTGGAAATATATTTTGATTGCCCCTTATTTCATATCATTTAATATCAtttcatatcatatcatatcatatcatatcatatcatatcatatcatatcatatcatatcatatcatagcatatcatatcatatcatatcatatcatatcatgtcatatcatatcatatcatatcatatcatatcatatcatatcatatcatatcatatcatatcatatcatatcatattatatcatatcatttcatatcatatca contains:
- the LOC119550792 gene encoding uncharacterized protein LOC119550792, translated to MMRIHRLLMNKCSCYGHVLQRSMRVPRRTLSPPGNPGRAPLQVRHSFQGPRKEDNSPGRSLDLELDFSVAKDEPHQVSLPLMVYVYSPLSRLATKLSLLRLKFMWDWDFSERHFIENSLQAAAVFTDFVRRRRNRNVERCSTPMGFKQVKHDLLDDPPDWRLKMMRFEKDHFRRAIPLKVQLLRHYDHRFAFIDVVFVALRRSNDFRSTAELKEMAELLKDYVDPAQLRVPHPLIFAEVFMRFRRDYSVEPTKMGNVRDNSRCMGQWLISTYKVVRFDILNHHPLFEIPQFEEWMPPVMTRMGRSLD